One window from the genome of Rhizoctonia solani chromosome 15, complete sequence encodes:
- a CDS encoding Retrotransposable element Tf2 protein, with protein MEEMPRLLDWLVGHPSGLKISEKSGNASSAALGSILSQQQEDGCLHPLGLLSESFKGAKQNYNTHNKELLAIICSFEYWQIFLERTLHPITVWHLLLAGYNFQIVYRPGKQSGKLDALSQQSDHINIPPEPQSMLPDPVFANIALVTPEKELQCQIESSLDQDKSLEEILQFLQNKSRAPPSIKRAFRDYKMEASLLFYQGQIVVPNIGMLRTDLLQIFHDSPLAGHPGRQQTLELVSQNYYWPRICTNTYWHMDSCKTCQCICNPKYASIPPQPLELPSRPWQHVSYNMIVDLPKDSNSNSILVIVDSFTKYMVLVECSKKLKAPELANLFLRHVWKQYGMLEKTVSDHGRVFNNKFLKALYQCLGIDPHFSSTYHPQSNEQTKQVNPMVEHFLQAYSSINQKDWVKWLPMVEFAYNNAVHSSTGRSPFKALYRWEPALTPGNVPTDVPEADKLATQMEVLWI; from the exons ATGGAAGAAATGCCAAGGCTATTGGATTGGCTAGTGGGCCATCCATCTGgcctaaaaatatcagaaaaatcaggca ATGCATCCAGTGCTGCATTGggatccatactcagccaacaacaggaagatggttgcttacacccactaggacttttgtcagaatcattcaaaggtgccaaacagaactacaacacccacaacaaggaactactggcAATCATCTGCtcatttgaatactggcaAATCTTCCTGGAAAGGACCCTGCACCCCATCACTGT ATGGCACCTGTTATTAGCtggatataacttccaaattgtgtacAGACCCGgcaagcaatcagggaaactgGACGCACTCTCCCAACAATCAGACCACATCAATATTCCACCGGAACCCCAGTCCATGTTACCAGACccagtatttgccaacattgCCTTAGTCACACCAGAAAAGGAGCTGCAGTGCCAGATTGAGTCATCCCTGGACCAAGACAAGTCCCTAGAGGAAATCCTTCAGTTCTTACAAAACAAGTCCAGAGCACCACCATCAATCAAAAGAGCTTTCAGGGACTACAAAATGGAAGCCAGCTTgctattctaccaaggacaaattgtggtCCCCAACATAGGCATGCTAAGGACAGACCTTCTCCAAATCTTCCATGATAgccccctggcaggacatccaggaagGCAGCAAACATTGGAACTAGTATCCCaaaactactactggcccagAATTTGCACCAACACCTACTGGCACATGGACTCCTGCAAAACATGCCAATGTATCTGCAATCCCAAGTACGCCTCCATCCCTCCCCAACCACTTGAGCTCCCATCTAGACCATGGCAACATGTCtcctacaacatgatagtagacttGCCCAAGGACAGTAACAGCAactccatcctagtcattgtggatagctttACCAAATACATGGTCTTAGTTGAGTGCTCaaagaagctcaaggcccctgAATTGGCCAACCTGTTCTTGAGGCACGTATGGAAGCAATATGGAATGCTGGAAAAGACAGTTTCAGACCATGGAAGGgtattcaataacaaattcctcaaGGCCCTGTACCAATGCttgggaatagaccctcaTTTCTCATCCACCTACCACCCACAAAGCAATGAGCAGACCAAACAAGTAAATCCCATGGTTGAGCACTTCCTACAAGCCTATTCTAGCATCAACCAAAAGGACTGGGTGAAATGGCTACCCATGGtggaatttgcatacaataatgcaGTCCACAGTTCCACAGGCAGATCCCCCTTCAAGGCACTATACAGATGGGAGCCAGCCCTCACCCCTGGCAACGTCCCCACtgatgtaccagaagcagacaaacTGGCAACGCAAATGGaagtgttatggatatga
- a CDS encoding glutamate receptor 3,4, with the protein MSDSELDPAELAMMKVFFAKQGFELWSKKLSAANSLHTANQTSTNSTFLLVTREKPVAQGIGSLKAKLADLASGSISTHGPQPATSTKLAVVTEPATMTKVVTAKKPAVVTKPLAKPTACLLAPNSLFWPSRPTLIAVPSPKSKSTKLLCPRLRLKYMKKPKGTAGRKGKHQWPEPMQSIFGTTNAEYLFIYASPLSYIIKLDTTTCLTKQEGDSVMWVIQKTYKFLPKFKIYKGDWPVQAFLQIILKSSTNTHQKLTQNLTADPGAMPIDGQMIVNLANCIVDANLGEEEGVAKGNKTMVTIADELFGMANGNFNLVSEHKFHFIACHLSITKYRYVTLEPLSDRSDSDDNEIANLLPTLLPLEISGSSLGCRLAPGSLVPPITTSMAGQACQPNDAWAPAPLRRAAPPNSPTPPVTKQVKPRPRPPPEDSKPELMPDLVPQTEGSAPQPMPVHTPTPTPTRMSTLEPGSQPNSQPGPKLPKKQNIIALTLGTQLTRARTAAQPKPKPKPAKSKLQPPTKSKPKDKTRSKKAPMPKPKPNSEPKSESTPKIDLSPLPKNGKKRKVETKGKVIPSVPTGKGIGKRTAGPRMGSVQLETVTKLACKQKAAVATSSQTKLCQAPKTKPKSKSELSQALASKSNPPQPSSDAEEAVEYKDEDKEESQPAPKGKKKKLNKQTKEPIVKNKHIYIVQPGKVRDPPTTAAAICSQYDAAFTHTAELYITSAQRAIGVKDCIAQPIIRWIQA; encoded by the exons ATGTCTGATTCAGAACTTGATCCAGCTGAACTTGCTATGATGAAGGTGTTTTTTGCAAAGCAGG GCTTTGAACTATGGTCAAAAAAATTGTCAG CTGCCAATAGTTTGCATACTGCAAACCAAACAAGCACAAATTCAACATTCCTGCTGGTGACAAGAGAGAAACCTGTGGCTCAAGGCATAGGCTCTTTGAAGGCTAAATTGGCAGACTTGGCATCAGGTTCCATATCAACACATGGGCCGCAGCCTGCAACTTCAACAAAATTGGCAGTTGTGACAGAACCAGCAACAATGACAAAGGTAGTGACTGCAAAAAAACCAGCTGTTGTAACAAAGCCACTGGCAAAACCCACTGCTTGTCTCCTGGCTCCCAACTCCCTGTTCTGGCCAAGCCGTCCTACTTTGATTGCTGTACCATCCCCAAAGTCAAAGTCCACCAAGCTTCTCTGTCCAAGATTGAGACTCAAGTATATGAAAAAGCCAAAGGGAACGGCAGGGAGGAAAGGCAAACACCAGTGGCCTGAGCCAATGCAAAGCATATTTGGAACAACTAATGCGGAGTATCTTTTTATTTACGCAAGTCCTCTATCTTATATTATT AAGCTTGATACAACAACATGCTTAACCAAGCAGGAAGGAGACAGTGTTATGTGGGTCATTCAGAAG ACTTACAAGTTCCTCCCCAAGTTCAAGATCTACAAAGGGGACTGGCCAGTTCAAGCATTTTTACAAATTATCCTCAAGTCTTCCACCAACACACACCAAAAGCTCACCCAAAATCTCACTGCTGACCCTGGTGCAATGCCCATTGATGGGCAAATGATTGTCAACTTGGCCAATTGTATTGTGGACGCCAATCTTGGTGAAGAAGAGGGTGTAGCCAAAGGCAACAAGACTATGGTTACCATTGCGGATGAATTGTTTGGGATGGCCAACGGAAACTTCAATTTGGTATCTGAGCATAAGTTTCACTTCATTGCATGTCATCTATCTATTACTAAATACAGATATGTTACTTTAGAGCCCCTTAGTGACCGCAGTGATTCAGATGACAATGAAATTGCCAACTTGCTCCCAACGCTGCTCCCATTGGAGATATCAGGTTCATCCTTGGGCTGTAGGCTTGCTCCTGGTTCCTTGGTTCCTCCAATCACAACCTCCATGGCTGGCCAGGCTTGCCAACCCAATGACGCTTGGGCTCCCGCTCCTCTGCGCAGGGCTGCCCCGCCCAATAGCCCCACCCCACCCGTAACAAAGCAAGtgaagccaaggccaagaccACCGCCAGAGGACTCCAAACCTGAATTGATGCCGGACTTGGTGCCCCAAACAGAAGGCTCTGCCCCCCAGCCCATGCCCGTGcacactcccactcccactcccacgcGCATGTCCACACTGGAGCCTGGCTCCCAGCCCAACTCCCAACCTGGGCCAAAGCTGCCAAAAAAGCAAAATATCATAGCGCTGACACTGGGAACTCAATTGACAAGAGCTAGAACTGCAGCCCagcccaagcccaagcccaagccAGCCAAGTCCAAGTTGCAGCCGCCAACCAAGTCAAAGCCCAAGGACAAGACAAGGAGCAAGAAGGCACCAAtgcccaagcccaaacctAATTCTGAGCCCAAGTCTGAATCCACGCCCAAAATTGACCTCAGCCCATTGCCCAAGAATGGGAAAAAGCGCAAGGTTGAGACAAAGGGCAAGGTTATCCCATCAGTGCCCACAGGGAAGGGGATTGGAAAGAGAACTGCTGGCCCAAGGATGGGCTCAGTTCAGTTGGAGACCGTGACAAAGCTGGCATGTAAACAGAAGGCCGCAGTGGCCACATCCTCTCAAACCAAGCTTTGTCAAGCACCCAAGACCAAACCCAAATCCAAGTCGGAATTGAGCCAGGCGTTGGCATCCAAATCCAACCCCCCTCAGCCATCATCTGATGCAGAAGAAGCAGTGGAGTACAAGGATGAggacaaagaagaaagtCAACCTGCGCCAAAGGGTAAGAAAAAGAAGCTCAACAAGCAG ACAAAAGAGCCCATAGTCAAGAACAAACATATCTAT ATAGTGCAG CCTGGCAAAGTCAGAGACCCTCCAACCACCGCAGCAGCCATTTGTTCACAGTATGATGCTGCATTCACGCACACAGCTGAGTTGTATATTACCAGTGCCCAACGCGCAATTGGCGTCAAAGATTGCATTGCACAGCCCATTATCAGGTGGATTCAAGCTTGA
- a CDS encoding glutamate receptor 3,4: protein MPLVIRQDSFKVVYGHNIICHINLQDQCWNMGCNDTTLRTVQQERLSTLLMQATTNHKDTVHYVVNIHSMTNALFIHNLICSNGMVIPLFFPKASREQACHAGVLFLQAQNDKKNQKKADVAEKLLASETPQNASTGLGIAHTRGCGRKTRGRRGRPPANSHAPGTSREPDPQPDPAPGIAMQGVLNNEQLDQLEPVALEGQQVALEGQPFAHKFFLEFSFGFCKQA from the exons ATGCCTTTGGTTATACGCCAAGACTCATTCAAGGTGGTGTATGGACAT AACATCATATGTCATATAAATCTCCAGGACCAATGCTGGAATATGGGCTGCAATGATACCACTCTGAGGACAGTCCAGCAAGAGCGGTTGAGTACTTTGCTCATGCAGGCTACAACAAACCACAAGGACACGGTTCACTACGTTGTCAACATACACTCCATGACAAATGCATTATTCATCCACAACCTCATCTGCTCCAATGGCATGGTCATCCCTCTCTTTTTCCCCAAGGCTTCTAGGGAGCAGGCTTGTCATGCAGGAGTACTATTTCTGCAGGCCCAAAATGACAAGAAGAATCAGAAGAAGGCTGATGTGG CAGAGAAACTTCTTGCATCTGAGACACCCCAAAACGCCTCAACTGGCCTTGGTATAGCACATACAAGAGGTTGTGGTAGAAAAACAAGAGGGAGACGTGGCAGACCCCCTGCTAACTCCCATGCGCCTGGCACTTCACGTGAACCTGACCCACAGCCAGACCCAGCACCAGGAATAGCCATGCAGGGAGTATTAAATAATGAGCAACTGGATCAACTAGAGCCAGTTGCGTTAGAAGGCCAGCAGGTTGCATTAGAAGGACAGCCATTTGCACATAAGTTTTTTCTTGAATTTTCTTTTGGTTTTTGCAAACAAGCTTGA